A portion of the Oryzias melastigma strain HK-1 linkage group LG1, ASM292280v2, whole genome shotgun sequence genome contains these proteins:
- the ccdc151 gene encoding coiled-coil domain-containing protein 151 isoform X1 — MERKMSVSDRNTGPSLNDQTDGSHQNIQDKRDVSDQSFEAVTKKNTETTGQLREKNRRARTKLTAAQTEGAHIKRAAFADEETCSRMQRKENHATLQQQVFSKAKLLNSMKHATRTLQQHLDELKMEQERLKQQHSREAVEDTVRLRRMENSLETSRLKLRLVQSIAASTQKLINHFKDQSRTHEGQLDALEAEILKERGKLQKLQVKKLNAQLLRDACQAEQQQQQQKEELLLKDLKEKEQRSGYFIKKLKDNDNAEKTEKKSDGMRFEAQDSTSSLADEEKTVPSAYEEAFRLITDSTGITDVEDLVERFASQRDTLNALEGSKVKSKKEELELAEQLTRLQKELQEVKHQGAALLFSEQQNQEEHRLQLQAQQLRCDAAKRRLDSLETTLSTARSDVESLAQKLQHIEMSEQTGSTVPPDSPEFILELLTICKWKLQLLYDHLEGKDPDAIMEEMKKDKEFQNFLEKNLPESNVRIKRLDRETPDQTKEEDMWGVDEDTIASRETLKKKSQLIFESNTKKNPWKKKTTRM; from the exons ATGGAGCGAAAAATGTCTGTCTCTGATAGAAACACCGGGCCGTCTCTGAACGACCAGACCGATGGGTCTCATCAGAACATCCAGGACAAAA GAGACGTCAGCGACCAAAGCTTCGAGGCCGTCACCAAGAAGAACACAGAGACCACCGGCCAGCTGAGAGAGAAGAACCGGAGAGCGAGGACAAAACTGACGGCAGCTCAGACG GAAGGAGCTCATATAAAAAGGGCGGCGTTCGCCGACGAGGAGACCTGCAGCAGGATGCAAAGAAAG GAAAACCATGCAACACTGCAGCAGCAGGTGTTTTCCAAGGCAAAGCTCCTCAACTCCATGAAGCACGCCACGAGAACTCTCCAGCAGCACCTGGACGAGCTGAAGATGGAGCAGGAGAGGCTGAAGCAGCAGCACAGCCGTGAGGCGGTGGAGGACACTGTG AGACTGCGGAGAATGGAGAACAGTCTGGAGACTTCTCGCCTCAAGTTGAGGTTGGTCCAAAGCATCGCAGCTTCAACGCAGAAACTCATAAATCACTTTAAG GACCAGAGCCGGACTCATGAAGGCCAGCTGGATGCTCTGGAAGCTGAGATCCTGAAGGAAAGAGGGAAGCTTCAGAAGCTGCAGGTCAAGAAACTCAACGCTCAGCTTCTCAGAGACGCCTGTCAG GCggaacaacagcagcagcagcagaaggaaGAACTTCTCCTCAAAGACCTCAAGGAGAAGGAGCAGAGATCAGGATATTTCATCAAGAAGCTGAAAGACAATGACAATGCTGAAAAAACGGAGAAAAAA TCTGATGGGATGAGATTTGAGGCCCAGGACAGCACCAGCAGCCTGGCAGACGAGGAGAAGACGGTCCCCTCTGCCTACGAGGAGGCCTTCAGACTCATCACAGACTCCACCGGAATCACCGACGTAGAG GATTTAGTGGAGCGCTTCGCCTCACAGAGGGACACTCTGAACGCTTTGGAGGGTTCGAAGGTTAAAAGCAagaaggaggagctggagctcGCCGAGCAGCTGACACGTCTCCAGAAAGAGCTGCAGGAGGTGAAGCACCAGGGGGCAGCTTTACTGTTCAG TGAGCAACAGAACCAGGAGGAGCACCGACTCCAGCTGCAGGCTCAGCAGCTGAGGTGCGACGCCGCCAAACGGCGCCTGGACTCGCTGGAGACGACCCTCAGTACTGCGAGGAGCGATGTGGAGAGCCTGGCGCAGAAACTGCAGCACATTGAAATG AGTGAGCAGACAGGCAGTACGGTTCCTCCAGATTCACCCGAGTTCATCCTGGAGCTTCTGACCATATGCAAATGGAAATTGCAGCTGTTATACGATCACCTGGAGGGCAAAGATCCCGATGCCATCATGGAGGAGATGAAGAAGGACAAG GAGTTCCAGAACTTCCTGGAGAAGAACCTGCCAGAGAGCAACGTCAGAATCAAACGGCTTGATAGAGAAACTCCAGACCAGACCAAGGAAGAAg ACATGTGGGGCGTGGACGAGGACACCATCGCATCCCGGGAAACTCTGAAGAAGAAGTCTCAGTTGATCTTTGAGTCCAACACTAAGAAGAACCCCTGGAAGAAGAAGACAACCCGGATGTGA
- the ccdc151 gene encoding coiled-coil domain-containing protein 151 isoform X2 yields MQRKENHATLQQQVFSKAKLLNSMKHATRTLQQHLDELKMEQERLKQQHSREAVEDTVRLRRMENSLETSRLKLRLVQSIAASTQKLINHFKDQSRTHEGQLDALEAEILKERGKLQKLQVKKLNAQLLRDACQAEQQQQQQKEELLLKDLKEKEQRSGYFIKKLKDNDNAEKTEKKSDGMRFEAQDSTSSLADEEKTVPSAYEEAFRLITDSTGITDVEDLVERFASQRDTLNALEGSKVKSKKEELELAEQLTRLQKELQEVKHQGAALLFSEQQNQEEHRLQLQAQQLRCDAAKRRLDSLETTLSTARSDVESLAQKLQHIEMSEQTGSTVPPDSPEFILELLTICKWKLQLLYDHLEGKDPDAIMEEMKKDKEFQNFLEKNLPESNVRIKRLDRETPDQTKEEDMWGVDEDTIASRETLKKKSQLIFESNTKKNPWKKKTTRM; encoded by the exons ATGCAAAGAAAG GAAAACCATGCAACACTGCAGCAGCAGGTGTTTTCCAAGGCAAAGCTCCTCAACTCCATGAAGCACGCCACGAGAACTCTCCAGCAGCACCTGGACGAGCTGAAGATGGAGCAGGAGAGGCTGAAGCAGCAGCACAGCCGTGAGGCGGTGGAGGACACTGTG AGACTGCGGAGAATGGAGAACAGTCTGGAGACTTCTCGCCTCAAGTTGAGGTTGGTCCAAAGCATCGCAGCTTCAACGCAGAAACTCATAAATCACTTTAAG GACCAGAGCCGGACTCATGAAGGCCAGCTGGATGCTCTGGAAGCTGAGATCCTGAAGGAAAGAGGGAAGCTTCAGAAGCTGCAGGTCAAGAAACTCAACGCTCAGCTTCTCAGAGACGCCTGTCAG GCggaacaacagcagcagcagcagaaggaaGAACTTCTCCTCAAAGACCTCAAGGAGAAGGAGCAGAGATCAGGATATTTCATCAAGAAGCTGAAAGACAATGACAATGCTGAAAAAACGGAGAAAAAA TCTGATGGGATGAGATTTGAGGCCCAGGACAGCACCAGCAGCCTGGCAGACGAGGAGAAGACGGTCCCCTCTGCCTACGAGGAGGCCTTCAGACTCATCACAGACTCCACCGGAATCACCGACGTAGAG GATTTAGTGGAGCGCTTCGCCTCACAGAGGGACACTCTGAACGCTTTGGAGGGTTCGAAGGTTAAAAGCAagaaggaggagctggagctcGCCGAGCAGCTGACACGTCTCCAGAAAGAGCTGCAGGAGGTGAAGCACCAGGGGGCAGCTTTACTGTTCAG TGAGCAACAGAACCAGGAGGAGCACCGACTCCAGCTGCAGGCTCAGCAGCTGAGGTGCGACGCCGCCAAACGGCGCCTGGACTCGCTGGAGACGACCCTCAGTACTGCGAGGAGCGATGTGGAGAGCCTGGCGCAGAAACTGCAGCACATTGAAATG AGTGAGCAGACAGGCAGTACGGTTCCTCCAGATTCACCCGAGTTCATCCTGGAGCTTCTGACCATATGCAAATGGAAATTGCAGCTGTTATACGATCACCTGGAGGGCAAAGATCCCGATGCCATCATGGAGGAGATGAAGAAGGACAAG GAGTTCCAGAACTTCCTGGAGAAGAACCTGCCAGAGAGCAACGTCAGAATCAAACGGCTTGATAGAGAAACTCCAGACCAGACCAAGGAAGAAg ACATGTGGGGCGTGGACGAGGACACCATCGCATCCCGGGAAACTCTGAAGAAGAAGTCTCAGTTGATCTTTGAGTCCAACACTAAGAAGAACCCCTGGAAGAAGAAGACAACCCGGATGTGA